A window of the Haloarcula litorea genome harbors these coding sequences:
- a CDS encoding DUF7525 family protein, whose product MATESHTDMGLGLGLLFGLVAVAGAAVTGITSYTYAIRHAQELETTGLLANSGIAFGVAVFGACLAIVAVHAYDA is encoded by the coding sequence ATGGCTACGGAGTCGCACACCGATATGGGGCTCGGACTGGGACTGCTGTTCGGGCTCGTCGCCGTCGCCGGTGCCGCCGTGACCGGGATCACGAGCTACACCTACGCGATACGGCACGCACAGGAACTGGAGACGACGGGCCTGCTCGCCAACAGCGGGATCGCGTTCGGCGTCGCCGTCTTCGGCGCGTGTCTCGCGATCGTCGCCGTCCACGCCTACGACGCCTGA